From Ignavibacteriales bacterium:
CGTTTGCCTTCTCAGCCGCCTCCTTCGCAACAGACCATCGGAGCAGCGGCCCGATGCCTCCGAGTCCGTTCACCGTGAAGTTCTTGCCCCACTCGATCTTCTTCAAGGTAGATTGAAGCTGTGCGACTCTCTCCTCAACAGTCATCCTGGAGAGAAGATCTGTCACGCGGTCTTCGATGGCCACTTTCGGGTCGAGGTATTTTGCCCTTGTCTTCTGTTGCTGCCCGCGCGCAAAAGGGACTGCCAGGGCGAGAGCACAGCCCAGTAGAAGATATCGAACGATGACCTTCGTTTTCATTACTCAACCCTCCTTCGGGAAGCTCAAGAAATACCATTCAGTCGTGTATTTCACTTCGGATTCGCTCTCTGATCATGGAACTCACCCGCCGAATTCACGGGACGCCTCAAGGAGAGCCAGATAATTATCATAGAGAACATATTCCGGGATGCTGTTCCCTGAGCCAATGCAATAGCCACCGTTCTGTCCAACCTTTTCGACATTTGCTTTCACGATTCTCCGAATATCCTCACGCGTGCCCCTGGCAAGTGTATCCACATCGACATTGCCGAGCAGGCACAATCTGTCACCGTAGCGCAGCTTGACTTCAGCGATCTCCATGGCCTTGGGTTCGATCGGGTGAATCGCATCGACCCCGCAGCCGATGATGTCCTCGAAAACATCCCAGAGCACTCCATCGGTGTGGTAGAGCAATGGTTTGTTCGAGTTACGGGCGAGTTCTCCGATACGCATGAGCCATGGGAAGAAATATGAATGGAGCGTATCGGGAGACACTAAGAGCCCCTCTGTGAAGGCTATATCGTCGCTGTACCAGATGGCATCGACCGCATCCGACTGGGCAAAATACTCGAACATGCTTATGACGAGCTCGCCGATTCTGTTGTTGAGCGCCTTGACGAGATCCGGATTCTCGAAAATAGCGAGCGAGAATGATTCAAATCCCATCATCTCCCAGGTCATCGTGAAGATGTCACCGTACTGAGCGATCACGCCCATGCCTTCGGGCAGCAGGGAGCGCACTTGTTCGAACTTTTTGTAGTCGAAGTCGGCTTTCGAGGGCCACGTGTATTTCTCGAGATCCCCGAAATCGGCGATGACCCCCTTGTTCTCTGACGCCCATTTCCGAAACAGCGTCCCATCTTGATTGTACGTGAGATGCTCCGAGAGACCAATCTTCGCAGGATTGAAATCCGCCACAGGCTGGATCTTCACGTAGTCGTATCCGGCTGTTCGCCAGAAATCGATGTCGTCCTGCAGCGACTTTACTTCCCTTCCCAGAAAACGCTCTTTGATTTTCGGATGCACCCCAAGTTCGATCATGGGGATGTGCGTCCCTTTGCCCCTCCGTAATGTCTTGATCAGTTGCGTGATGTCTGGTCTCATGAACTCCCTAACGTTCGCTGATCAATCCGACTTCCCGACACTTACCGGATTTCTCAAATCGGATCGTTTTGATTTCAAATGGTTTGAATAAAAGAGGCGGGATTGGCTTCTTCGTCCCAATCGAGAGCCTTGCTTTCGAGGCAAGCCCCACCGTCTCCTGCATCCGGAGAATGAGCGCCTTCCCATCTTCGGATTGCTTCGAGGCAAGCAGTCGGACATGCCGGGGCTGAAGTCGCACGAACTCGTCCGACGGACTCATCGCCGATCCAATCGGAAGATGAGAATACACAATTGGCGGCGCACTCAGCCAGTCGGCCAGGCCGGAAAGTGATGTGAGGATCTCCTCCGCATTTCCCGCCGTCACAAGCAGCCGGACTTCGTGAACCCCCTGATCCATGTATTTTCTTGCCGTCGGCCCGCTGATTTTGAATCCCTGATCGTGACAGTACGCAGCGCTGCGCAGGACCGAGAGCCGGATCTCACCGTTATAGAAATCAAATCCATGCTGGCCGCTGTTGACGATTGCCAATGCAGTCTTTTGTCCCCGGATGCTGCCTTCAAGCATACACCAGCGACCGTGAACATGTTCTTCGCCATCGGCAGGCCTGAGGATTGCACCTCCGGGAACTTCGCAATAGATCGCTTCATTCCTGAACGCGGTAGGAATCGAGAGCTTGAGCCGCTTGGCCGACTCTGCCCAGTTGATCCTGAGCAGGAATTCCACGACCGGCCAGGATGAGTACGCAATCATCCGCATCTCAATTGAGCTGCGAGCATACTGAAAAACCGATTGTGTGATGGTTCGAATCGGGCCTTTCTCCAGGACCACATGCTTGTCAGGTCTTGCCTGGAACAGACCTGCAACCTCCCGATAGCACCATCGATCGGCTCCCCACGAATCTCCGTCATCTTCCACCACAATCGGCTGGAGCAATGGTCCGGACAGACACTCTCTCCCTCCTCCGGCGTCAAGGCTTGTGATCAATCCTTTCCGCGGATCCAATGTATGGCTGAGCAATGCGGGAGCATTCTTGTCAATCTTCCTGCCTTCGTGAATTCGCAGCTCATACCTTGCGGCACCCACCTGCGGCAGACCTGCCATGAACGAAATCCTCTTGCGCCAGTTGAAAGGCATGAGGGACTCAGGTTGTTCTTCCTGGCAGGGGATTTCCTCACCATCGAGCGAGTGGAGACGAAGGTGCCAATCACCGGTCCACCGCGGGCGGAGATCGATCATGCACTCCAGCTCAATCGGGACGAATGCAGTCGCAGTGTTTGTGTTCCAGACTGAAACCGGAATGTACAGCTTGCGGTGTTTCCCGGCATTGAATGCGCTGACTGCCGAGAGCCGCAGGCGGCGTACACTCTCCGAGATCTTTCCATATTGATCCAACGCGTCCAGCTCGGCCGTTTCGACGCCCGAACCGGGCAGGATGTCGTGAAAGTCATTAAACAAATGATCGGCCCACACTTCTCCGAGATCTTTCACTGGATATCGATCCTTTGCCAGCCACCATGCCCAGGAACAGAGAGCTTCCCCCTGCACGATGTCGCCAAGGCTGCGTTGAGCTCGACGCTTCACACGCGAGAGCGAGGTATAGCAGCCTGTAAACACGCGTTGAAGATCGCCCTGGAAGAGAGGAGCCGATGCAGCGTGTTTCCTGAGTGCCATGTAGAGATTTTCAGTCGTACTGTGAACGATCCTGACCCGTCGTTCCTTTTTCATGAACGCGTCGATCTGTTCGAGCGCTTCACGACTTGCACCTCCTCCATGGTTGCCGATTCCCCAGAAGACGGGGACATCGCGATTCATCTTCAGGGCAGCCTCAACACCCCCGCGGAGTTTTTCTTCGATGTTGTCACGCTCCGAGTGGTAATACCCGACTGAGATTCGATGAGTGAGGATTTCTGTTCCATCGACACCGCGCCATCGATAGAGATCCGCGGGGAGCTTCAGGTCGGGATGCTGCGGGCGCATGTGGATAT
This genomic window contains:
- a CDS encoding nucleoside 2-deoxyribosyltransferase, producing MRPDITQLIKTLRRGKGTHIPMIELGVHPKIKERFLGREVKSLQDDIDFWRTAGYDYVKIQPVADFNPAKIGLSEHLTYNQDGTLFRKWASENKGVIADFGDLEKYTWPSKADFDYKKFEQVRSLLPEGMGVIAQYGDIFTMTWEMMGFESFSLAIFENPDLVKALNNRIGELVISMFEYFAQSDAVDAIWYSDDIAFTEGLLVSPDTLHSYFFPWLMRIGELARNSNKPLLYHTDGVLWDVFEDIIGCGVDAIHPIEPKAMEIAEVKLRYGDRLCLLGNVDVDTLARGTREDIRRIVKANVEKVGQNGGYCIGSGNSIPEYVLYDNYLALLEASREFGG